One Cryptomeria japonica chromosome 9, Sugi_1.0, whole genome shotgun sequence genomic window carries:
- the LOC131858336 gene encoding uncharacterized protein LOC131858336, translating into MKVDPYIPNFTLAFQHFCIHPGGRAVISGIGKRLKLSDYDLEASRIGALSLWQHGLQRRLVRNGGSKSGSAFCRLRWDQGSSATPLSGKCALSRPAAGRSAFIGSVGANSSHVHDGKIMEAIFTDVLQAIGSRSRAGRNGNFLVKENIQVEVTLAIDNVSIKPNYGYIAGIFDAQVFAKKQVMAKALETYKDNIEKCEMTPFGNYDLIDVKDTTPMNMGTKGVMGEEISDNKALDSGNLDQDLKIVEQVMESLPLMGLCNDIDKSLAGDVLKEIEETMDDMATVNP; encoded by the exons ATGAAGGTGGACCCCTATATACCCAACTTCACGCTGGCGTTCCAGCATTTTTGCATCCACCCAGGTGGACGCGCCGTTATAAGCGGAATCGGGAAAAGGTTGAAGCTGAGTGACTACGATCTGGAGGCGTCACGCATTGGCGCTCTTTCGCTTTGGCAACACGGCCTCCAGCGGCGTTTGGTACGAAATGGCGGCTCAAAGTCGGGGAGCGCGTTCTGCAGATTGCGTTGGGATCAGGGTTCAAGTGCAACACCGCTGTCTGGGAAGTGCGCCCTTTCGAGACCAGCTGCTGGGAGGAGTGCCTTCATAG GAAGTGTCGGGGCTAACAGTAGCCATGTCCATGATGGTAAAATAATGGAGGCCATTTTCACAGATGTATTGCAAGCCATTGGTTCTCGCAGTAGGGCAGGTAGAAATGGAAATTTTTTGGTCAAGGAAAATATCCAAGTGGAGGTTACGTTGGCCATTGACAATGTTAGCATCAAACCCAATTATGGCTATATTGCTGGGATCTTCGATGCTCAGGTTTTCGCCAAGAAACAAGTCATGGCCAAAGCTCTAGAGACATATAAGGACAATATTGAGAAGTGTGAGATGACTCCTTTTGGGAATTAT GACcttattgatgttaaggatacaacccctatgaacatgggcactAAGGGTGTCATGGGTGAGGAAATTTCTGATAACAAAGCCCTGGACTCTGGTAACTTGGACCAAGATTTAAAAATAGTTGAACAGGTGATGGAATCTCTCCCCTTGATGGGCCTATGTAATGACATTGATAAATCCCTTGCTGGAGATGTACTCAAAGAGATTGAAGAGACTATGGATGACATGGCTACTGTGAACCCATAG